A genomic segment from Saimiri boliviensis isolate mSaiBol1 chromosome 14, mSaiBol1.pri, whole genome shotgun sequence encodes:
- the SNRPA gene encoding U1 small nuclear ribonucleoprotein A: MAVPETRPNHTIYINNLNEKIKKDELKKSLYAIFSQFGQILDILVSRSLKMRGQAFVIFKEVSSATNALRSMQGFPFYDKPMRIQYAKTDSDIIAKMKGTFVERDRKREKRKPKSQETPAAKKAVQGGAAAPVVGAVQGPVPGMPPMTQAPRIMHHMPGQPPYMPPPGMIPPPGLAPGQIPPGAMPPQQLMPGQMPPAQPLSENPPNHILFLTNLPEETNELMLSMLFNQFPGFKEVRLVPGRHDIAFVEFDNEVQAGAARDALQGFKITQNNAMKISFAKK; the protein is encoded by the exons ATGGCAGTTCCCGAGACCCGCCCTAACCACACTATTTATATCAACAACCTCAATGAGAAGATCAAGAAGGATG AGCTGAAGAAGTCCCTGTACGCCATCTTCTCCCAGTTTGGCCAGATCCTGGATATCCTGGTATCACGGAGCCTGAAGATGAGGGGCCAGGCCTTTGTCATCTTCAAGGAGGTCAGCAGCGCCACCAACGCCCTTCGCTCCATGCAGGGTTTCCCCTTCTATGACAAGCCCATG CGTATCCAGTATGCCAAGACCGACTCAGATATCATTGCCAAGATGAAAGGCACCTTTGTGGAGCGGGATCGAAAGCGGGAGAAGAGAAAGCCCAAGAGCCAGGAGACCCCAGCTGCCAAGAAGGCTGTGCAGGGCGGGGCAGCTGCCCCCGTGGTGGGAGCCGTGCAGGGGCCTGTCCCG GGCATGCCCCCAATGACTCAGGCACCGCGCATCATGCACCACATGCCGGGCCAGCCGCCCTACATGCCGCCCCCTGGCATGATCCCCCCACCAGGCCTCGCACCTGGCCAGATCCCACCAGGGGCCATGCCCCCACAGCAGCTCATGCCGGGACAGATGCCCCCTGCGCAGCCT CTCTCCGAGAATCCACCGAATCACATCTTGTTCCTCACCAACCTGCCAGAGGAGACCAACGAGCTCATGCTGTCCATGCTTTTCAATCA ATTCCCTGGCTTCAAGGAGGTCCGTCTGGTCCCCGGGCGGCATGACATCGCCTTTGTGGAGTTCGACAATGAGGTACAGGCAGGGGCAGCTCGCGATGCCCTGCAGGGCTTTAAGATCACCCAGAACAACGCCATGAAGATCTCCTTTGCCAAGAAGTAG
- the ACTMAP gene encoding actin maturation protease isoform X2: protein MTSPSSPPLKSPIPPPRTSAPQASSIPPPPLPPSPLDFLAFPSRPWSQQTPVPPPPPLPPPPAASGPARPLVFGLEKSQLLKEALEKAGPVPKGREDVKRLLKLHKDRFRGDLQWILFCADLPSLIQEGPQCGLVALWMAGTLLSPPSGVPLERLVQVAMERGYTAQGEMFSAPAMTKISTMSRVRGRATRPTGQ, encoded by the exons ATGACTTCACCAAGCTCCCCTCCCCTAAAATCACCAATCCCTCCTCCAAGAACCTCTGCACCCCAAGCCAGCAGCATTCCACCTCCTCCTTTACCCCCAAGTCCCCTGGACTTTTTAGCTTTTCCATCCCGTCCCTGGAGTCAGCAAACCCCGGTTCCCCCACCGCCCCCACTGCCTCCTCCACCCGCTGCCTCGGGGCCTGCTCGCCCTCTTGTCTTCGGCCTGGAGAAGAGCCAGCTCCTGAAGGAGGCCTTGGAGAAGGCTGGCCCGGTCCCCAAGGGCAGAGAAGATGTGAAGAGGCTCCTGAAGCTGCACAAGGACCG GTTCCGAGGTGACCTGCAGTGGATCCTCTTCTGTGCAGACCTGCCGTCCCTCATCCAAGAAGGCCCTCA ATGCGGGCTGGTGGCCTTGTGGATGGCAGGTACTCTCCTGTCACCTCCGAGTGGCGTCCCCCTGGAGAGACTCGTGCAGGTAGCCATGGAAAGAGGCTACACGGCCCAGGGAGAGATGTTCTCAG CACCAGCTATGACGAAGATTTCAACCATGAGCCGTGTCAGAGGAAGGGCTACAAGGCCCACTGGGCAGTGA
- the ACTMAP gene encoding actin maturation protease isoform X1, which translates to MTSPSSPPLKSPIPPPRTSAPQASSIPPPPLPPSPLDFLAFPSRPWSQQTPVPPPPPLPPPPAASGPARPLVFGLEKSQLLKEALEKAGPVPKGREDVKRLLKLHKDRFRGDLQWILFCADLPSLIQEGPQCGLVALWMAGTLLSPPSGVPLERLVQVAMERGYTAQGEMFSVADMGRLAQEVLGCQAKLLSGGLGGPNRDLVLQHLVTGHPLLIPYDEDFNHEPCQRKGYKAHWAVSAGILLGVPAVPSLGYTEDPELPGLFHPVRGTPCQPPSLPEESSPGAVYLLSKQGKSWHYQLWDYDQVRESNLQLTDFSPSRATDGRVYVVPAGGVRAGLCGQALLLRPQGCSH; encoded by the exons ATGACTTCACCAAGCTCCCCTCCCCTAAAATCACCAATCCCTCCTCCAAGAACCTCTGCACCCCAAGCCAGCAGCATTCCACCTCCTCCTTTACCCCCAAGTCCCCTGGACTTTTTAGCTTTTCCATCCCGTCCCTGGAGTCAGCAAACCCCGGTTCCCCCACCGCCCCCACTGCCTCCTCCACCCGCTGCCTCGGGGCCTGCTCGCCCTCTTGTCTTCGGCCTGGAGAAGAGCCAGCTCCTGAAGGAGGCCTTGGAGAAGGCTGGCCCGGTCCCCAAGGGCAGAGAAGATGTGAAGAGGCTCCTGAAGCTGCACAAGGACCG GTTCCGAGGTGACCTGCAGTGGATCCTCTTCTGTGCAGACCTGCCGTCCCTCATCCAAGAAGGCCCTCA ATGCGGGCTGGTGGCCTTGTGGATGGCAGGTACTCTCCTGTCACCTCCGAGTGGCGTCCCCCTGGAGAGACTCGTGCAGGTAGCCATGGAAAGAGGCTACACGGCCCAGGGAGAGATGTTCTCAG TGGCCGACATGGGCAGGCTGGCCCAGGAGGTGTTGGGCTGCCAGGCTAAGCTGCTCTCTGGCGGCCTGGGTGGTCCCAACAGAGACCTCGTCCTGCAGCACCTGGTCACTGGACATCCCCTGCTCATCCC CTATGACGAAGATTTCAACCATGAGCCGTGTCAGAGGAAGGGCTACAAGGCCCACTGGGCAGTGAGCGCAG GGATCCTGCTGGGTGTTCCCGCTGTTCCGAGTCTCGGCTACACTGAGGACCCCGAGCTGCCGGGCCTATTCCACCCCGTGCGGGGCACGCCCTGCCAGCCACCATCCCTGCCAGAGGAGAGCTCCCCGGGAGCTGTCTACCTGCTGTCTAAGCAGGGCAAGAGTTGGCACTATCAGCTGTGGGACTACGACCAAGTCCGGGAGAGCAACCTGCAGCTGACGGACTTCTCGCCCTCACGGGCCACTGACGGCCGCGTGTATGTAGTGCCGGCGGGTGGGGTGCGGGCTGGCCTCTGTGGCCAGGCTCTGCTCCTCAGACCGCAGGGCTGCAGCCATTAG
- the ACTMAP gene encoding actin maturation protease isoform X3, with amino-acid sequence MRAGGLVDGRYSPVTSEWRPPGETRAGSHGKRLHGPGRDVLSTSYDEDFNHEPCQRKGYKAHWAVSAGILLGVPAVPSLGYTEDPELPGLFHPVRGTPCQPPSLPEESSPGAVYLLSKQGKSWHYQLWDYDQVRESNLQLTDFSPSRATDGRVYVVPAGGVRAGLCGQALLLRPQGCSH; translated from the exons ATGCGGGCTGGTGGCCTTGTGGATGGCAGGTACTCTCCTGTCACCTCCGAGTGGCGTCCCCCTGGAGAGACTCGTGCAGGTAGCCATGGAAAGAGGCTACACGGCCCAGGGAGAGATGTTCTCAG CACCAGCTATGACGAAGATTTCAACCATGAGCCGTGTCAGAGGAAGGGCTACAAGGCCCACTGGGCAGTGAGCGCAG GGATCCTGCTGGGTGTTCCCGCTGTTCCGAGTCTCGGCTACACTGAGGACCCCGAGCTGCCGGGCCTATTCCACCCCGTGCGGGGCACGCCCTGCCAGCCACCATCCCTGCCAGAGGAGAGCTCCCCGGGAGCTGTCTACCTGCTGTCTAAGCAGGGCAAGAGTTGGCACTATCAGCTGTGGGACTACGACCAAGTCCGGGAGAGCAACCTGCAGCTGACGGACTTCTCGCCCTCACGGGCCACTGACGGCCGCGTGTATGTAGTGCCGGCGGGTGGGGTGCGGGCTGGCCTCTGTGGCCAGGCTCTGCTCCTCAGACCGCAGGGCTGCAGCCATTAG